One Lacunisphaera limnophila DNA window includes the following coding sequences:
- a CDS encoding glycosyltransferase family 4 protein: MQQAAHPLRILIITQWFDPEPADVKGLPLARELAKRGHQVSVITGFPNYPGGKVYPGYRIRAWQIEHRDNVRIVRVPLYPSHGQSKLGRILNYVSFAVAASTLGLVHVDRPDVVYVYHPPATVGIPALIARALWGVRWVIDIQDMWPEAISASGMIGNPGILRVIGAFAGYMNRQADRVVVLSPGYKRRLVEQGMPPGKIDVILNWSRLDGAPRATGGLKPEEAEQMAGKFVVLFAGNMGPAQALESVVAAAQLCRDDRSIVFAFVGSGIELPKLRAAAAGLPNVLLLPPRPPREMPALMARADLLLVHLRDNEHYARTIPSKTQDYLAAGRPILMAVRGDAADLITRAGAGTVCAPENPQELAAGVRQIAALSVAAREEMGRAARAFYEQHLSLHTGANAFESVFHSIRRH, from the coding sequence ATGCAGCAAGCCGCCCACCCCCTCCGGATATTAATCATCACGCAGTGGTTCGATCCCGAACCGGCCGACGTCAAGGGTCTGCCCTTGGCGCGGGAACTGGCCAAGCGGGGGCATCAGGTGTCCGTCATCACCGGGTTTCCCAATTACCCGGGCGGAAAGGTCTATCCGGGATATCGGATTCGCGCCTGGCAGATCGAGCACCGGGACAATGTGCGGATCGTGCGCGTGCCCCTCTACCCCAGCCATGGGCAGAGCAAGCTCGGCCGGATCCTCAATTATGTGAGCTTCGCCGTTGCAGCCAGCACGCTCGGTCTGGTGCATGTCGACAGGCCAGACGTGGTCTATGTCTATCACCCGCCCGCGACGGTCGGAATTCCGGCCCTCATTGCGCGGGCCCTGTGGGGGGTCCGCTGGGTGATTGATATCCAGGACATGTGGCCCGAGGCGATCAGCGCCAGCGGCATGATCGGAAACCCGGGGATTCTGCGGGTGATAGGCGCCTTTGCCGGGTACATGAATCGCCAGGCGGATCGGGTCGTCGTTTTGTCGCCGGGATACAAGCGGCGGTTGGTGGAGCAGGGGATGCCGCCGGGGAAAATCGATGTGATACTTAATTGGAGCCGGCTGGATGGCGCGCCGCGCGCGACTGGCGGTCTTAAGCCCGAGGAAGCCGAGCAGATGGCCGGTAAGTTTGTGGTCTTGTTTGCGGGGAACATGGGGCCGGCCCAGGCGCTGGAAAGCGTGGTCGCCGCGGCACAGCTGTGCCGGGATGATCGGTCAATCGTGTTTGCCTTCGTTGGTTCCGGCATCGAGCTGCCTAAGCTGCGCGCCGCCGCGGCCGGCCTGCCCAATGTCCTCCTCCTTCCGCCGCGGCCTCCCCGCGAGATGCCGGCGCTGATGGCGAGGGCGGACTTGTTGCTGGTCCATCTGCGGGACAACGAACACTACGCCAGAACGATCCCCTCGAAGACGCAGGACTATCTGGCCGCGGGCCGGCCGATTCTCATGGCGGTAAGGGGCGATGCCGCCGATCTGATCACCCGGGCCGGCGCAGGTACGGTCTGTGCGCCCGAGAACCCGCAAGAGCTGGCGGCGGGGGTGCGCCAGATCGCGGCCCTGTCGGTCGCCGCGCGGGAAGAAATGGGCCGGGCCGCGCGGGCTTTCTACGAACAGCATTTGTCGTTGCATACGGGCGCGAACGCTTTCGAGTCGGTTTTCCACTCGATCCGGCGGCATTGA
- a CDS encoding Gfo/Idh/MocA family protein: MARFTRTNNMPRHQHGIAVWGLGRHAINNVLPAVAAGPGFQLAGVCSRNQAVGAEVAQRFHCAAWNDAAAMLADPRVEVVYICTPVGVHLTHALQALEAGKHVICEKSLVCAPADAERLIRAADERGLVLCEALMFLHHPRTVELLAFLAQNMGGTVRSISADFLLPRLESPGYRASKALGGGAFWDVACYPVALATAVMQAAGAVAHASFAVDVDTGVDCSGSARLTWSSGASAQLNWGYGFAYRNHAVIVGVSHVVEIGRVFTKGNEALDFAIYDSRGQLLERRVSPSANSFACLLEDVRRAVDDPAGRRALYARAMTQADTMAGIRRHSTPNSPVSGLDSQDK, from the coding sequence TTGGCCCGCTTTACCAGGACAAATAACATGCCAAGACACCAGCACGGCATCGCGGTTTGGGGGCTCGGCCGGCATGCGATAAACAATGTCCTGCCGGCCGTTGCCGCCGGTCCGGGATTCCAGCTGGCGGGGGTTTGTTCGCGCAATCAGGCCGTCGGCGCGGAAGTGGCGCAGCGTTTTCATTGCGCTGCTTGGAACGACGCGGCGGCGATGTTGGCCGACCCGAGGGTGGAGGTCGTGTATATCTGCACGCCGGTGGGGGTGCATCTGACGCATGCGTTGCAAGCGCTCGAGGCGGGCAAGCACGTGATTTGTGAAAAATCCCTGGTCTGCGCTCCCGCCGACGCGGAGCGGCTCATCCGGGCGGCCGATGAGCGAGGGCTGGTCCTTTGCGAAGCGCTCATGTTTTTGCATCACCCCCGCACCGTCGAGTTGCTTGCCTTCCTGGCTCAAAACATGGGCGGCACCGTCCGCTCAATTTCCGCTGACTTTCTGCTGCCTCGGTTGGAATCGCCCGGTTATCGCGCTTCGAAGGCCTTGGGTGGGGGCGCCTTTTGGGACGTGGCCTGTTATCCTGTGGCGCTGGCGACCGCGGTCATGCAGGCTGCCGGCGCCGTGGCCCACGCGTCGTTTGCCGTGGACGTGGACACGGGGGTGGATTGCTCGGGTTCGGCGCGGCTGACCTGGTCCTCGGGTGCGTCCGCCCAGTTGAACTGGGGCTACGGGTTTGCGTACCGCAACCATGCCGTGATCGTGGGGGTCTCGCATGTGGTCGAAATTGGGCGGGTGTTCACCAAAGGAAACGAGGCATTGGATTTCGCGATATATGACTCCCGGGGGCAATTGCTGGAGCGCCGGGTGTCCCCCAGCGCCAACAGCTTTGCCTGCCTGTTGGAAGATGTCCGCCGGGCCGTGGACGATCCGGCGGGGCGCCGCGCGTTGTATGCCCGGGCGATGACGCAGGCCGACACCATGGCGGGAATCCGGCGGCACAGCACCCCGAATTCTCCGGTAAGCGGTCTCGACAGCCAGGACAAATAA